The Salinivibrio kushneri genomic interval TGATGTAACGCGGGAGGCTCTCTTCCTCTCTCAGCGTTAATACCTCGACCCCAGTCTCGGTCACCAGTAGCGTATGCTCCCACTGGGCCGATTTCTTACCGTCGATGGTATACACCGTCCAGCCGTCGTCTTCATCAAGCACGGTACCGTATTTACCTGCATTAATCATAGGCTCGATGGTGAAGCACATGCCAGGTTTGAGTACAGTGCGATCATTATTTTTGTAGTGCACCACTTGAGGATCTTCATGGAAGCTCGCACCAATGCCATGCCCACAGTACTCTTTAACGATCGAGTAGCGTGTATTGCTATTTTTAATGAATTTTTGAATGGCGGAGCCAAGCTCGCCCACGGTTGCCCCGGGTTTGACCTTTTTGATCGCGTGATAGAGGCTTTCTTGTGTGACACGACATAGACGTTTGTCTTCCAAAGACACCTCACCGACTAAAAACATCTTTGAGGTGTCGCCATGGTAGCCATCTTTGATCACAGTGACATCGATGTTGACGATATCGCCCTCTTGCAGCACATCGTCATCGTTCGGAATGCCATGGCAAACCACATGGTTAATCGAGGTGCACATGGATTTGGGAAAACCATGATAATCCAAGGTGGCCGGTGTCGTGCCTTGCACTTCAGTCATATATTTGTGAGCAATGTCATCCAGCTCACGGGTGGTGACGCCGGGTTTTACATGGTCGCCAAGCATGACGAGCACGTCGGACGCCAAGCGGCCAGCGACGCGCATTTTTTCAATTTCTTCTTCTGTTTTAATCGGGATTGTCATTTTGCTTTCTCACTTTAATTTGGGTCGCTCAATGATGACGATGAGAACGAGAGCCGGATCTTTTCACGCTCGGTATCATCGAGCACAGCCGCTCAGAGCTGCTACGCTTGTCGCAGCGACTGAGGTGAGCAGCCGTATGATCGTGGTGCTATGGTACCAAGCCATCTGCGTTCTGGAAACCAAAAGGGGCGGGATCCCGATGAGAGGCGGTGGCAACCAAGCTTGACCGAATGCGCAATATTGCTGGATTTTACTGGTGTTTTTGTGGTATAAAGCGCGCCGAAAACCGTCATTGTGATCAATCTGGCTGAGCTGGGTTTCAGTTTGATGGTCTTCACTCAACATTTTTTATTTTAAATCACACACATATCGACACATTGACCGGGGTGCCCTCAAGCGGGTCGGTGGATGGGATATGTGGAGGCCTAACCCCAAGAGGAAATTATCATGGCTACTGTTTCAATGCGCGACATGCTCAAGGCGGGCGTACACTTCGGTCACCAAACTCGTTACTGGAACCCAAAAATGAAGCCTTTCATCTTTGGTTCACGTAACAAGGTGCACATCATCAACCTTGAGAAAACTGTACCAATGTTTAACGATGCTTTGGCTGAACTGTCAAAAATCGGTGAGCGTAAAGGTAAAGTCCTGTTCGTTGGTACTAAGCGCGCAGCAAGCGAAGCGGTAAAAGCGGCAGCAGAAAACTGCGAGCAGTTTTATGTAAGCAACCGTTGGTTGGGCGGCATGCTCACTAACTGGAAAACCGTTCGTACATCTATCAAGCGTCTGAAAGACCTGGAAACTCAGTCTACTGACGGTACGTTTGAGAAGCTGACCAAGAAAGAAGCACTGATGTACACCCGTGAGATGGAAAAGCTCGACAAATCACTGGGTGGTATCAAAAACATGAACGGCCTGCCTGATGCAATGTTCGTTATCGATGCGGATCACGAGCACATTGCCATCAAAGAAGCGAACAACCTGGGTATCCCAGTATTTGCAGTGGTAGATACTAACTCTAACCCAGACGGCGTTGACCACGTCATTCCAGGTAACGATGACGCAATCCGCGCTATCCAGCTTTACCTGAATGCCGCGTCTGACGCTTACAAAGAAGGCCGTAGCCAAGACATCGTTGCGCAAGCAGAAGACGAGCTGGTTGAAGTCGCTGAATAAGACGACAGCTCCTTGTGAGCGTTCTTAGCCATCAGCGTGTCATCTTTCATGCTGTAAGCTAAGTATGGTTAGCAGGGGCCGATTTCGGGCCCCTGTTTTTTACCCAAATAGTTTCGAATCGAGGATTGAACAATGGCAACTGTTACCGCTGCCCTGGTTAAAGAACTTCGCGAGCGCACTGGCGCTGGCATGATGGAATGTAAAAAAGCACTGGTTGAAGCGAACGCAGATATCGAAGTAGCAATCGAGAACATGCGTAAGAGCGGTGCGGCAAAAGCAGCGAAGAAAGCTGGCCGTGTTGCTGCTGAAGGCGTGATCCTAGTGAAAGAAAACGAAGGCAAAGCTGCGATCGTTGAGATCAACTGTGAAACTGACTTCGTTGCAAAAGATGCAAACTTCGCAGAGTTTGCTGATCAAGTTGCTGAAGCCGCACTGGCTGAAGGCCTTGACATCGACGCGCTGAAAGAAAAATTTGAACAGCAGCGTGCTGACCTGGTTGCGAAAATCGGTGAAAACATGGATATCCGCCGTGTTTCATTCATCGAAGGCGAGAAAGTGGGTTCTTACCGTCACGGTGGTCGCATCGGTGTTATCGTTGCGGCAAAAGCGGACGAAGAAACCATCAAGCACGTGGCGATGCACATTGCCGCGTCTAAGCCTGACTATGTTAACCCTGAAGATGTACCTGCCGACGTGGTAGAGAAAGAAAAGCAAATTCAGGTTGATATCGCAATGGAATCAGGCAAGCCTGCTGAGATCGCAGAGAAAATGGTTGCTGGTCGCATGAAGAAATTCACCGGTGAAATTTCTCTGACAGGTCAAGCATTCGTCATGGACCCATCACAAACTGTGGGCCAAATGCTGAAAGAAAAAGGTGCCGAAGTGACCGACTTCATCCGCTTTGAAGTGGGCGAAGGCATCGAGAAAGAAGAAGTAGACTTTGCTGCAGAAGTTGCTGCGGCGCAACAAAGCTAATTTTTCTGACTCAGACCGCGGTACTCGCCGCGGTCTTCCATAACCTTCTTCCCCAACGAGTGCCTAATAGAAAGGTAGTGAAATGACCACAAATCCTAAGCCAGCTTATCAACGAATTTTACTTAAACTTAGCGGTGAAGCCCTGCAGGGCGATGATGGATTCGGGATTGATCCCGCTGTGCTAGATCGTATGGCACAAGAAATCAAAGAACTGGTCGAGCTGGGTGTTCAGGTGGGTTTGGTTATCGGTGGCGGTAATCTATTCCGGGGTGCTGGTCTTGCTGAGGCGGGAATGAACCGTGTTGTGGGCGATCACATGGGTATGTTAGCCACCGTGATGAACGGGTTGGCAATGCGTGACGCACTTCATCGTGCCTATGTGAACGCGCGAGTGATGTCGGCCATTCCCTTGA includes:
- the map gene encoding type I methionyl aminopeptidase, with translation MTIPIKTEEEIEKMRVAGRLASDVLVMLGDHVKPGVTTRELDDIAHKYMTEVQGTTPATLDYHGFPKSMCTSINHVVCHGIPNDDDVLQEGDIVNIDVTVIKDGYHGDTSKMFLVGEVSLEDKRLCRVTQESLYHAIKKVKPGATVGELGSAIQKFIKNSNTRYSIVKEYCGHGIGASFHEDPQVVHYKNNDRTVLKPGMCFTIEPMINAGKYGTVLDEDDGWTVYTIDGKKSAQWEHTLLVTETGVEVLTLREEESLPRYINH
- the rpsB gene encoding 30S ribosomal protein S2 — its product is MATVSMRDMLKAGVHFGHQTRYWNPKMKPFIFGSRNKVHIINLEKTVPMFNDALAELSKIGERKGKVLFVGTKRAASEAVKAAAENCEQFYVSNRWLGGMLTNWKTVRTSIKRLKDLETQSTDGTFEKLTKKEALMYTREMEKLDKSLGGIKNMNGLPDAMFVIDADHEHIAIKEANNLGIPVFAVVDTNSNPDGVDHVIPGNDDAIRAIQLYLNAASDAYKEGRSQDIVAQAEDELVEVAE
- the tsf gene encoding translation elongation factor Ts, which translates into the protein MATVTAALVKELRERTGAGMMECKKALVEANADIEVAIENMRKSGAAKAAKKAGRVAAEGVILVKENEGKAAIVEINCETDFVAKDANFAEFADQVAEAALAEGLDIDALKEKFEQQRADLVAKIGENMDIRRVSFIEGEKVGSYRHGGRIGVIVAAKADEETIKHVAMHIAASKPDYVNPEDVPADVVEKEKQIQVDIAMESGKPAEIAEKMVAGRMKKFTGEISLTGQAFVMDPSQTVGQMLKEKGAEVTDFIRFEVGEGIEKEEVDFAAEVAAAQQS